One window of the Clostridium sp. MB40-C1 genome contains the following:
- a CDS encoding DUF4342 domain-containing protein, producing MNDISLEKIDIVRERTGVSYTEAKEALEACNGDVVEALIYIEKNQKNKYNLKDDIYTTKEEFMAWLKETIKKGNVNRIIIKKDTKVIADIPVNAGVAAGVIALAIPSLAILGMLTAVITKISVEIIKSDGSVEVVNKIIKDKAQDVKEKFDDFTSEVKEKFDNKGEKTANKDDSDNVYQYTVTFEDIDEDKEKNNDGR from the coding sequence ATGAATGATATATCTTTAGAAAAAATTGATATTGTAAGAGAAAGAACAGGTGTAAGTTATACTGAAGCAAAGGAAGCTTTAGAGGCGTGCAATGGGGATGTAGTTGAGGCATTGATTTATATAGAAAAAAATCAAAAAAATAAATATAACTTAAAAGATGATATATATACTACTAAAGAAGAATTTATGGCATGGCTTAAAGAAACTATTAAAAAAGGTAATGTTAATAGAATAATTATAAAAAAAGATACAAAGGTAATTGCTGATATACCTGTTAATGCTGGAGTAGCTGCTGGGGTAATTGCTCTTGCAATTCCTTCTCTTGCAATACTTGGAATGTTAACTGCTGTTATTACTAAAATCAGTGTCGAAATAATTAAAAGCGATGGTTCTGTAGAGGTAGTAAATAAGATCATAAAGGATAAAGCACAGGATGTTAAAGAAAAATTTGATGATTTTACAAGCGAAGTAAAAGAAAAATTTGATAATAAAGGTGAAAAAACTGCTAATAAAGATGACAGTGATAATGTATATCAATATACTGTAACCTTTGAAGATATTGACGAAGATAAAGAAAAGAATAATGACGGCAGATAA
- the recO gene encoding DNA repair protein RecO has product MSVFKSRGVVLKTQDYKENDKLLWIFCEKIGKVCAIARGAKKGKSKFLSSTQQFCFGEYVLYRGKNLFTVNEIEIIDSFQDILKDIDSITFASYFCELILIGLQDEESNRDLFKDFVKALYLLKSKAVDLEILARSFELKILKATGYAFNFDRCSLCGNKLSTSNYISFQYNGGVCADCNKTNGIKISYPAYNILRFLNKTPIENISRISASQELKNEIHKILDIFISQNYSRKPKSLEFYNYLKRSDCNE; this is encoded by the coding sequence CTGTCAGTATTTAAGAGTAGAGGAGTAGTTCTAAAGACTCAAGATTATAAGGAAAACGATAAGTTACTATGGATCTTCTGTGAAAAGATAGGTAAAGTTTGTGCAATCGCAAGAGGAGCTAAAAAAGGAAAAAGTAAATTTTTATCTTCTACTCAACAATTTTGTTTTGGAGAATATGTACTTTATAGAGGCAAAAATTTATTTACTGTAAATGAAATAGAGATAATAGATTCTTTTCAAGATATACTAAAAGATATAGATTCTATAACTTTTGCTTCTTATTTTTGTGAACTAATATTAATTGGACTACAAGATGAGGAAAGTAATAGGGATTTATTTAAAGATTTTGTAAAGGCTCTATATTTATTAAAGAGTAAAGCTGTGGATTTAGAAATTTTAGCAAGAAGTTTTGAATTAAAAATTTTAAAAGCCACTGGATATGCATTTAACTTTGATAGGTGTAGCTTATGTGGTAATAAACTAAGTACATCAAATTATATAAGTTTTCAATATAATGGTGGTGTATGTGCTGATTGCAATAAGACTAATGGAATAAAGATAAGCTATCCAGCGTATAATATTTTAAGATTTCTAAATAAGACACCTATTGAAAATATAAGTAGGATTTCAGCATCTCAAGAATTAAAAAATGAAATCCATAAAATATTAGATATATTTATTTCTCAGAACTATTCAAGAAAACCTAAAAGCTTAGAATTTTATAATTATTTAAAAAGGAGTGACTGTAATGAATGA
- the era gene encoding GTPase Era: protein MFKSGFITIIGRPNVGKSTLTNKIIGEKLSIVSCRPQTTRNNIKSVLTKDDYQLVFVDTPGIHKPRHRLGEYMVKVAEESVREVDLILFMTTPQEEIGKGDLKILEGLKDTKKPVFLIINKTDENPPELVVKTLEKYSSYMEFTEIVPISAKKSKNIETLVDLMVKYIPEGPKYYPDDMITDQQERFIISEIVREKALKLLSEEVPHGIAVEILTMKQNNNGNYHIDVNLLCEKDSHKGIIIGKGGQMLKRISTYARQDMEKFLESKVNLKIWVKVKKDWRDSQFMLKELGYKDQK, encoded by the coding sequence ATGTTCAAATCAGGATTTATTACTATAATAGGAAGACCCAATGTAGGAAAATCTACATTAACCAATAAAATAATCGGAGAAAAATTATCTATCGTATCATGTAGACCACAGACTACAAGAAATAATATAAAATCGGTTTTAACTAAAGATGACTATCAACTTGTTTTTGTTGATACACCTGGTATTCATAAACCTAGACATAGATTAGGTGAATATATGGTAAAAGTTGCGGAAGAATCAGTTAGAGAAGTAGACTTAATATTATTTATGACGACTCCTCAGGAAGAGATAGGAAAAGGTGATTTAAAAATACTTGAAGGATTAAAAGACACTAAAAAGCCTGTATTTTTAATAATAAATAAAACCGATGAAAATCCTCCTGAACTAGTTGTTAAAACACTTGAAAAGTATTCAAGTTATATGGAGTTTACAGAGATAGTACCTATATCTGCTAAAAAAAGTAAGAATATAGAGACTTTAGTTGATTTAATGGTAAAATACATACCAGAAGGACCTAAATATTATCCAGATGATATGATTACAGATCAGCAAGAAAGATTTATAATTTCAGAAATTGTAAGAGAAAAAGCACTGAAATTATTATCTGAAGAAGTTCCACATGGTATAGCTGTTGAAATTTTAACTATGAAACAAAACAATAATGGAAATTACCATATTGATGTAAATCTTCTTTGTGAAAAAGATTCTCATAAAGGGATAATTATTGGTAAGGGAGGACAAATGCTGAAAAGAATATCTACATATGCTAGGCAGGATATGGAAAAATTCTTAGAAAGTAAGGTTAACCTTAAAATATGGGTTAAGGTTAAAAAGGATTGGAGAGATAGTCAATTTATGTTAAAAGAACTTGGCTATAAAGACCAAAAATAA
- a CDS encoding cytidine deaminase, with protein MDYRELVRKALEIRERAYAPYSNFKVGAAVLMEDGKIYSGCNIENASYGATNCAERTAIFNGVAEGNREIKAIAIVGDTTTYTYPCGICRQVISEFCDEDTDIILVKNEEEYLTKKIDDILPGAFTKKDLIK; from the coding sequence ATGGATTATAGAGAATTAGTAAGAAAAGCATTAGAAATTAGGGAAAGAGCATATGCTCCTTATTCAAATTTCAAGGTAGGTGCTGCTGTTCTAATGGAAGATGGTAAAATTTATAGTGGATGTAATATTGAAAATGCTTCTTATGGTGCTACTAACTGTGCTGAAAGAACAGCTATTTTTAATGGGGTTGCAGAAGGAAATAGAGAAATTAAGGCAATAGCTATTGTTGGAGATACAACTACCTATACTTATCCATGTGGAATATGCAGACAGGTTATTAGTGAATTCTGTGATGAAGATACAGATATAATACTTGTAAAAAATGAAGAAGAATATTTAACAAAGAAAATTGATGACATATTGCCAGGTGCATTTACAAAAAAAGATTTAATTAAATAA
- a CDS encoding diacylglycerol kinase encodes MKAVIIIRRVKKLVDSFNYAIEGMIYSVRTQRNMKIHMVAALVVLSACFFYDLSKIELLIITITITMVLVCEMLNTAIECTIDATTNYYHPLAKIAKNVAAGAVLVSAINALLVGYIIFWDRLSPFSLIVINKIRNSNPYMIFLVLVIVSLATVIVKAIFGEGTPLKGGMPSGHSAIAFSIATMIVLLTGRPVVMILSYLMALIVAQSRVDSEVHSIWEVIAGAAFGILLTLLMFRVFD; translated from the coding sequence ATGAAGGCGGTGATTATTATTAGAAGAGTAAAAAAGCTTGTAGATAGTTTTAATTATGCTATAGAGGGAATGATATATAGTGTAAGAACACAAAGAAATATGAAAATACATATGGTAGCAGCCTTAGTTGTATTAAGTGCATGTTTTTTCTATGATCTGAGTAAGATAGAATTGCTAATAATTACGATAACAATAACTATGGTTTTAGTATGCGAAATGCTTAACACAGCAATAGAATGTACAATTGATGCGACTACCAATTACTATCATCCATTGGCTAAAATTGCCAAAAATGTTGCTGCCGGAGCAGTTTTAGTTTCAGCTATAAATGCATTATTAGTAGGATATATAATATTTTGGGATAGATTATCTCCTTTTAGTTTAATTGTTATAAATAAAATAAGAAATTCCAATCCCTATATGATTTTTTTGGTTTTAGTAATAGTATCTTTGGCTACGGTTATTGTTAAAGCTATCTTTGGGGAAGGAACTCCATTAAAAGGAGGTATGCCCAGTGGACATAGTGCAATAGCCTTTTCTATTGCTACAATGATAGTTTTACTTACAGGAAGACCTGTGGTTATGATTTTGAGTTATCTTATGGCTTTAATAGTTGCTCAAAGTAGAGTTGATTCGGAAGTACATTCAATTTGGGAAGTTATAGCTGGAGCTGCTTTTGGAATCTTACTAACACTACTTATGTTTAGAGTTTTTGATTAA
- the ybeY gene encoding rRNA maturation RNase YbeY — MIYIDDRQEKIKVTDEVIKTIEDIINYALKEEEVDVPTEISVIFIDNKKIKMINKEQRNIDKVTDVLSFPMLDYPEGKVYKEVYKEYTFMEEDMDNGELVLGDIVLSLERAEEQSKEYGHSFVREVCYLTIHSVLHLLGYDHMIDEDKVKMRKREEMILEKFNIRR, encoded by the coding sequence ATGATATATATAGATGATAGACAAGAAAAAATTAAGGTTACAGATGAAGTTATAAAAACAATAGAAGATATAATTAATTATGCTTTAAAGGAAGAGGAAGTAGATGTTCCTACGGAGATTAGTGTTATTTTTATAGATAATAAAAAAATTAAAATGATAAATAAAGAGCAAAGGAACATAGACAAAGTTACAGATGTTTTATCTTTTCCCATGTTAGATTATCCGGAAGGTAAAGTATATAAAGAAGTATATAAAGAGTATACTTTTATGGAAGAAGATATGGATAATGGAGAATTAGTTTTAGGGGATATAGTATTATCACTAGAAAGGGCAGAAGAACAATCAAAGGAATACGGACATTCTTTTGTTAGAGAAGTATGTTATTTGACTATTCACTCTGTTTTACATTTGTTAGGTTATGATCATATGATAGATGAAGATAAAGTAAAGATGAGAAAAAGAGAAGAAATGATTTTAGAGAAGTTTAATATAAGAAGATAA
- a CDS encoding HD family phosphohydrolase produces the protein MDNFKTILKNNNHVKKIVIFFLTAIFISAILMTSLITKKYDLKEGDISRTDIKATREVKDILKTKEKEAQAEESVGEQYNKNLEIKKQALEEINNLFFQTLKQQEKKLDESAKIEELKKQFHMNLSEEDIKTLVSLNKDQLEILKKNLNDVMNKALDYDIREDSEEDIKKAQDVIDVKFNAAKLPKTLRELGKSIGYSKVKPNFFYDKEKTEQLKIEARKKVQPIMIKKGQTIVKEGEPITDRDLEILKDLGLLDNENNKYMYIAIIVLVVLVLFIQWFYLYKYYREIYDDSKKIILISILTCLSVLFARAFNVVTPFLIPLACVPMLFTLLINHKISLNMNIINCILISAAVQFDIQITLLAILNSILGAMVLKKLQQRNDIMYASIFIGVTNAALVFTVGFLLSNNVFEVMKRSGFSFIASVISAVLTIGFLPFFESTFDIVTTIKLLELSNPNHPVQKKLLLEAPGTYHHSVLVANLAEVAAEQVGGNPVLARVSAYYHDIGKIKRPLFFKENQIGKDNPHDKINPNLSTLIITSHVKDGLEIAKEHKLPKVIQDAIEQHHGTSLVKYFYITAKNTSEKPEEVKEDDFRYLGPIPDSKEIAILMLADSIEAAVRSINEPTKGKIEEMVNSIIKARLNEGQLDNCDLTLKDVNKIRSSFLKTLGGIYHERIEYPTENISPKNKKENK, from the coding sequence ATGGACAATTTTAAAACCATATTGAAGAATAATAACCATGTAAAAAAAATAGTGATTTTTTTCCTCACTGCTATTTTTATTTCAGCTATTCTAATGACATCTTTAATAACTAAGAAATATGATTTAAAGGAAGGCGATATTTCAAGAACGGATATAAAAGCTACAAGAGAAGTTAAAGATATATTAAAAACTAAAGAAAAGGAAGCGCAGGCGGAAGAGTCTGTAGGAGAACAGTATAATAAAAATTTAGAAATAAAAAAACAAGCTCTAGAAGAAATTAATAATTTGTTTTTTCAAACTTTAAAACAACAAGAAAAAAAATTAGATGAAAGTGCAAAAATTGAAGAATTAAAAAAACAATTTCATATGAATTTATCAGAAGAAGATATAAAAACGCTTGTATCTTTAAATAAAGATCAACTAGAAATTCTTAAAAAAAATTTAAATGATGTAATGAATAAAGCTCTTGATTATGATATAAGAGAAGATAGCGAGGAAGATATAAAAAAAGCACAAGACGTTATAGATGTTAAGTTTAATGCAGCAAAGCTCCCAAAAACATTAAGAGAACTTGGAAAGAGTATAGGTTATTCAAAAGTAAAACCAAATTTCTTTTATGATAAAGAAAAAACAGAACAATTAAAGATAGAGGCAAGAAAAAAAGTACAGCCTATAATGATTAAAAAGGGTCAGACAATAGTTAAAGAGGGCGAACCAATAACTGATAGGGATTTGGAAATTCTTAAAGACTTAGGATTATTAGATAATGAAAATAATAAATATATGTATATTGCTATAATTGTATTAGTAGTTTTAGTATTATTTATACAATGGTTCTATCTTTATAAGTATTATAGAGAAATTTATGATGATAGTAAAAAAATAATTTTAATAAGTATATTAACATGCTTATCTGTTCTGTTTGCAAGAGCGTTTAATGTAGTTACGCCATTTTTAATACCGCTAGCTTGTGTACCAATGCTATTTACTCTTTTGATAAATCATAAAATATCTCTTAATATGAATATAATTAACTGTATCCTAATAAGTGCTGCTGTTCAATTTGATATACAAATAACCTTATTAGCAATCTTAAACAGTATATTAGGTGCTATGGTATTGAAAAAACTTCAACAAAGAAACGATATTATGTATGCTTCTATTTTCATAGGAGTAACTAATGCAGCTTTAGTATTTACAGTTGGTTTTTTGTTAAGTAATAATGTTTTTGAAGTTATGAAAAGATCAGGATTTTCATTTATTGCTAGTGTTATATCGGCAGTACTTACTATAGGGTTTTTACCGTTCTTTGAAAGTACATTTGATATAGTTACGACGATAAAGCTTTTAGAGCTATCTAATCCTAATCATCCTGTGCAAAAGAAGCTTCTTTTAGAGGCGCCAGGTACATATCATCATAGTGTACTTGTAGCTAATTTAGCTGAAGTAGCGGCAGAACAAGTTGGAGGAAATCCAGTTTTGGCTAGGGTTTCTGCTTATTATCATGATATTGGTAAAATAAAAAGACCTTTATTTTTTAAAGAAAATCAAATTGGAAAAGATAACCCTCATGACAAAATCAATCCTAATTTAAGTACATTAATAATTACGTCACATGTAAAAGATGGGTTAGAAATTGCAAAAGAACATAAATTACCAAAGGTTATCCAAGATGCTATAGAACAACACCATGGGACATCACTTGTTAAGTATTTTTATATAACAGCTAAAAACACAAGTGAGAAACCAGAAGAAGTTAAGGAAGATGATTTTAGATATTTAGGGCCTATACCAGATAGTAAGGAAATAGCTATATTAATGCTTGCAGATAGCATAGAGGCTGCGGTTAGATCTATTAATGAGCCTACAAAGGGTAAAATAGAAGAGATGGTTAATAGTATTATAAAAGCTAGGCTTAATGAAGGACAATTAGATAATTGTGATTTAACTCTTAAGGATGTAAATAAAATTAGGAGCTCGTTTTTAAAAACTTTAGGGGGAATATATCATGAAAGAATAGAATATCCTACAGAAAATATTTCACCGAAGAATAAAAAGGAGAATAAGTAA
- the yqfD gene encoding sporulation protein YqfD: protein MSKFDFSKYKKGIITIETQSMLPEKFINLLWKNNINITNLRKIDITTMIMDVSLKDYYTIKEISKKTKTRIKIINRKGISFFIIKTHNRRALIGGIVIFAGIIYFLSTFIWSIDIVTEKGITPFELRSQLKSMGIKPGVNKRKIDVYKIEEKLMKENNDIMWIRSRIEGAKLKVNIAERQQPPNIKEDNTPCDIVAKKDGEIVRVYSSAGTIVVKEGDIVKKGDILIKGEQGKEDNIYFVHAQGDVIAKTFYESTKDVSIKKIERKRTGRKQRSIHLNVLGKDICLKKVKNNFKIYDKILVDKKIFKEEVYYELVEETKVLNKDEVVKETVESLSRDMIVKLDKSVKIVDKMVDTNQSGEKINVRVVLIVEENIAQPQKKELEEKEIEN, encoded by the coding sequence ATGAGTAAGTTTGATTTTAGTAAATATAAAAAGGGAATAATAACTATTGAGACTCAATCTATGCTACCTGAAAAATTCATAAATTTACTTTGGAAAAACAATATAAATATAACAAATTTAAGAAAGATTGATATTACAACTATGATTATGGATGTAAGTCTAAAAGATTATTATACTATAAAGGAGATTTCAAAAAAAACAAAGACTAGAATTAAAATTATTAATAGAAAAGGGATATCTTTTTTTATAATAAAAACTCATAATAGAAGAGCTTTGATAGGTGGTATAGTTATATTTGCAGGTATAATTTATTTTTTATCCACATTTATATGGTCAATAGATATAGTGACTGAAAAAGGCATTACCCCATTTGAACTTAGAAGTCAATTAAAAAGTATGGGTATTAAGCCAGGGGTTAATAAAAGAAAAATAGATGTATATAAGATTGAAGAAAAACTTATGAAAGAAAATAATGATATAATGTGGATTAGAAGTAGGATTGAGGGGGCTAAATTAAAAGTTAATATAGCTGAAAGACAGCAACCTCCTAATATTAAAGAAGACAATACTCCTTGCGATATAGTTGCAAAAAAAGATGGGGAGATTGTTAGAGTTTATTCAAGTGCAGGAACTATAGTTGTTAAAGAGGGAGATATAGTAAAAAAAGGAGATATTCTTATCAAAGGAGAGCAAGGAAAAGAAGACAATATTTATTTTGTTCATGCACAAGGAGATGTTATTGCAAAAACATTTTATGAAAGTACCAAAGATGTATCTATAAAAAAAATTGAAAGAAAGAGAACTGGAAGAAAACAAAGGAGTATACATTTAAATGTTTTAGGAAAAGATATTTGTTTAAAAAAAGTAAAAAATAATTTTAAAATTTATGATAAAATATTAGTAGATAAAAAAATATTTAAAGAAGAAGTTTATTACGAGTTAGTTGAAGAAACAAAAGTATTAAATAAAGATGAAGTTGTAAAAGAAACAGTGGAATCACTTTCAAGGGACATGATTGTAAAGTTAGATAAATCTGTTAAAATAGTAGATAAGATGGTCGATACAAATCAGTCTGGAGAAAAAATAAATGTGAGAGTAGTGTTAATAGTAGAAGAGAATATAGCACAACCTCAGAAAAAAGAGCTTGAGGAAAAGGAAATAGAAAATTAA
- the yqfC gene encoding sporulation protein YqfC, translating to MKEKLDRTKENMAEKLDLPRDIVLNMPKITITGDSEIKIENHKGIVIFEEGQIKINSNVGIVSVQGSKLEILFIGGSTIIVGGKFKGITYEGIAYE from the coding sequence ATGAAAGAAAAATTAGATAGAACCAAAGAAAATATGGCAGAAAAGTTGGATTTACCAAGAGATATAGTATTAAACATGCCCAAAATAACAATAACAGGGGATAGTGAGATAAAAATTGAAAATCATAAAGGAATAGTGATTTTTGAAGAAGGTCAAATAAAGATAAATTCTAATGTAGGCATAGTATCAGTTCAGGGAAGTAAACTTGAGATATTATTTATTGGGGGAAGTACTATAATTGTAGGTGGTAAATTTAAAGGAATAACTTATGAGGGGATTGCGTATGAGTAA